The DNA window GATCAGGACCGATCCCAGCTCCTCGACGGCACCGGGGCCGAGCTTGAGGAAACGCGGAAACGAAATATTGGCAACCATCCTACTCCTTCGTAGGTGAATCGGACTCGGGCTCAGCAGTTTTCGGGGCTCAGCTGTTTTCGGGGAACCCGAGGTTGATGCCGCCGTGGCTGGGATCGAGCCAACGCGAGGTGACGGCCTTGCCGCGGGTGAAGAAGTGGACTCCTTCGGTGCCGTGGGCGTGGGTGTCGCCGAAGAGAGAGTTCTTCCAGCCGCCGAAGCTGTAGTACGCCATCGGAACCGGTATCGGGACGTTGATGCCGACCATTCCGACCTCGACTTCGTTCTGGAAGCGCCTGGCTGCGCCGCCGTCGTTGGTGAAGATGGCGGTGCCGTTGCCGTAGGGGTTGTCGTTGATCAGTTGGAGGGCTTGGTCGTAGGTGTCGACCCGTACGACGGACAGGACCGGTCCGAAGATTTCGTCGGTGTAGATGCTCATGTCGGTGGTGACATTGTCGATCAGCGTCGGTCCGAGCCAGAAACCATCTGCCCCGCCGTCTGCTGTGACGCCGCGGCCGTCGACGACGATGGTGGCACCTGCCGCTTCACCGGCGTCGACGTAGGAGGCGACTTTGTCGCGGTGCGCCTTGGTGACCAGGGGGCCCATGTCGGAGCCCGTGGTGCCGTCGCCGGTGACCAATGGTCTTGTGCGTTCGGCGATCTTGGCGACGAGGGTGTCAGCGATGTCGCCGACGGCGACGAGGGCGGAGATGGCCATGCATCGTTCACCTGCGGAGCCGAAGCCTGCGTTCACCATTGCGTCGGCGGCGAGATCGAGGTCGGCGTCGGGTAGGACGATGGCGTGGTTCTTCGCGCCGCCGAGTGCCTGCACGCGCTTGCCGTTGGCGGTTCCGGTGGAGTAGACGTACTGCGCGATAGGAGTGGAGCCGACGAAGGAGATCGACTTGATCTTCTTGTTTTCGAGCAGTTCGTCGACGGCCAGCTTGTCGCCTTGCAGGACATTGAAGACACCTGGAGGGAGTCCGGCTTCTTCCCATAGCTCGGCCAGCCAGATGCTGGCTGTGGGGTCCTTTTCGGACGGTTTGAGTACGACGGTGTTGCCGGTCGCGATGGCGATAGGGAAGAACCACATGGGGACCATGGCCGGGAAGTTGAAGGGGGAGATGATGGCGACAGGCCCGAGGGGTTGCCGGATCGAAAACACGTCGACGCCTGTCGAAGCATTCTCGGTGCAACCACCCTTGAGGAGGTGGGGAATGCCGCACGCGAATTCGACGACTTCCTGGCCGCGGCTGATCTCGCCGAGGGCGTCGGACAGGACCTTGCCGTGTTCGGCCGTGATGATCTCGGCGAGTTCACCCTTCTTCTTGTTCAGCAGTTCGCGGAACGTGAAGAGGATCTGGGTGCGCTTGGCGAGCGAGGTGTCGCGCCACATCGGGAACGCTGCTGCGGCGGCGTCGATGACGGCTTTCGCGTCGCCTGAGTTGGCGAGCGCCAACTGTCCGGTCACTTCGCCGGTAGCGGGGTTGGTGACAGGGGAGGTCCTGTCCGATGTCCCTGCAAAGGGCTTGCCGTCGAGCCAGTGGCTGATCGAGGTCACAGTTGTCGTCCTTCGCTCGTGAATGTGATCCCAGTCTCGATGGCATCGGTGCTCATGTCAAAGGCCAAAGACGCACTACGTCGTGCAAAAATGCACGGCTTGCTATCGTCGACGAATGTTCACTGCCGACCACCTTCGGTTCTTCCTCGAGGTTTCTCGTCACGGCCGGCTCAACGAGGCCTCCCGCGCTCTGGGAGTCGACCACACGACGGTGGGTCGGCGGATCACGAGCCTCGAGAAGGCGGCGGGCAGGCGACTGTTCGATCGCACTCCGGCGGGGTGGAGATTGACCGAGGCGGGACATCGGCTCGTCGGCTACGCGGAAACCGTCGAGTCCACCCTGGTGGCAGCGTTCGAGGACCAGACGTCCAGTGTCGGATCCCTCACCGGATCGGTACGAATTGCCGCGCCCGACGGGTTCGGTGCGTTCGTGTTGACGCCGAACCTGACGACGCTGCGTCAGGCTCACCCGGATCTGAACGTCGAACTCGTGACCGCAACCGAACACAAGACGATCGACACGAGAGAATTCGATATTGCGGTGACATTGGAGCAGCCGTCACCGAGGTTCGTGGTCTTTCGCAAACTTGCGACGTACTCGCTGCACCTCTACGCGACACGTGAGTATCTCGAATCGTCTCCGGCTGTCACTAAGATGGACGACCTTCGCGACCACACACTGATCTGGTACGTCGGCGCACTCCTCGATGTGGCGCCACTCCGGATTTTCGATTCGATTCTCGCCGACGGGCGAGCCCAGATCCAAACGAACAACATCACCGGGCATTGGCTCGCGGCACGCAGCGGGCTGGGCATAGCGCCGCTGCCGAGCTACATCGGCGAGCCCGATGATTCGCTGGTTCGTGTTGTGGCAGAACGATTCTCGATCGAGCGGACGTACTGGATCGCGGTACCGCGCGAACTCACCGGACTGGCGCGGGTCAAAGCCGTCGACGAGTTGTTGAGCAACGTCGTGGCCGAACACCCGCATCTGACCTCGGGTCAGTGATCGACAGTCACTGTCGAGGATCTCGCGTTCTCCAGTGCCGTGGAGAGTGCGGTCTCGAACACTTCGCGATCGGCGTCGGAAGCGAACAGTGCGCGGTGTACGGACTCGACGACACCCGCAACGTCCTCGAACTTTCGCTGTCCGCGCGCAGTGGTGCGAATGAGGACCTGACGACGGTCGACGGTGCCGGTACGCCGATGCACCAGATTGTTCGACACGAGTCGGTTGACGACCTTGGTGAGCGTAGGCGGGGGCAGCAACGCGAATTCTGCGGTGTCCGCCATGGTGTGTCCGTCGCCGTCGGACAGAAAGCTCAGGACTCGCCACTCCTCGAGGTCTAGGCCCTCCAGTTCGAGCGCGAGGCGCATTCGTTCACTGACGGCTCGCTCGAGTGCGGAGAGAAGTCGGTCTGCGCCGCCAACGCGACGCATGGGTTCCGTCGGCGTCACGCGATCAGACTCCTATCATGAATCGAACTGCAGGCGCTCCGAGGCGCACGGCCTCGATTCCTGAAAGTGCAGTCTATGCGAGCGCGACGACTGCGGACGGCCGGGACGGGGTGTCGATGACGGAAAATCTGGACACCACACGCTACTTCGACGGCGAGACCTTCACGGTCGGCATCGTTTTTCCGATGTCCGGTCCCTTCGGATTGATCGGGCCTTCGAGCGAACTGTCTGCTCAACTGGCTCAGGAGGAGCTCAACGCCGGCGACGGAGTACTTGGCAGACACGTCGAACTGCTCCCGATCGACGGTGGCCGTGCTCCGGGCGAGGTTGCTGCCGACGTGCGTGCACTGATCGAAATCGGCGCTGTGGACGCCGTCGCGGGGATGCACACCTCGGCGGTGCGCAGAGCATTGATTCCGATCACATCCGGACGCATCCCGTACGTCTACACCTCACTGTACGAGGGAGGCGACCGCTACCCAGGGTTGTTCGTGACCGGTGAGACACCGTCGGGACAGTTGATTCCGGCTCTCGAATTCATGGTGCACGAACTCGGCCGGACGAAGTGGGCGGTCGTCGGCAACGACTACGTGTGGCCTCGCAAGAGCGCTGCGATCGTCACCCGGTATCTCGGGTCGATCGGCGCATCCGTTGCCTTCTCAGCCTTTTCGCCGATCGGCACATCCGACTACTCGGGGGCGGTCAGCGCATTGGAGAAGTCGGAGTGCGATGGCGTCGTCGTACTCCTGCTCGGAGACGACGCGGCCGCTTTCCATCAACATTTCGCCGCAGTCGGTCTGGATCATCAGTGCGTACGGCTGAGTCCGCTGATGGATGAGAACATGCTGCTCGCCGCAGGTTCCGAGAATACCCGCGATCTGTACGTGTCCTCTGGATACTTCGAAACACTTGCCACGAAGGAGAGCCTCGACTTCTCCGGCAGGTTTTCGGCACGATTCGGTCCGGACGCACCGATAGTCGGATCGCTCGGTCAATCGTGCTACGAGGGGGTCACTTTCCTCGGGCACCTCGTCAACGAAGCGGGTACCACCGAGGTAGCGGTCCTGGACTCGGTGTCGCAGAACTTCTCGTACGACGGCGCGCGAGGACACCTGACGATGGTGGGTGGGCACATCGTTCAGCCGATCTATCTCGCCAGAGCGGGTGACTACGACTTCGATGTCCTAGGGGAGATCGCACCCCGCCGGAGTGTCTGATCGATCCGTATAGTCTTAGCTCCCACATGATCACGTTGCTGTCAGCGCTCGTCGGGTTTGCAGTACTGGATTCTCTCGATGTGCTGTTGATCGGAATCACCGCCGCGATCGCCTACGATGCTCGGCTTCGTCGAATACCTCCACTGAAGACTGGGCTGGCGTTCATCGGTGGCGTCTTTCTTGCGACCTCGTCGTTCGGGCTTCTCGCTGTGCTCGGGTTCGATTTCCTGACCGGCATATTCGACTTCG is part of the Rhodococcus sovatensis genome and encodes:
- a CDS encoding CoA-acylating methylmalonate-semialdehyde dehydrogenase, with product MTSISHWLDGKPFAGTSDRTSPVTNPATGEVTGQLALANSGDAKAVIDAAAAAFPMWRDTSLAKRTQILFTFRELLNKKKGELAEIITAEHGKVLSDALGEISRGQEVVEFACGIPHLLKGGCTENASTGVDVFSIRQPLGPVAIISPFNFPAMVPMWFFPIAIATGNTVVLKPSEKDPTASIWLAELWEEAGLPPGVFNVLQGDKLAVDELLENKKIKSISFVGSTPIAQYVYSTGTANGKRVQALGGAKNHAIVLPDADLDLAADAMVNAGFGSAGERCMAISALVAVGDIADTLVAKIAERTRPLVTGDGTTGSDMGPLVTKAHRDKVASYVDAGEAAGATIVVDGRGVTADGGADGFWLGPTLIDNVTTDMSIYTDEIFGPVLSVVRVDTYDQALQLINDNPYGNGTAIFTNDGGAARRFQNEVEVGMVGINVPIPVPMAYYSFGGWKNSLFGDTHAHGTEGVHFFTRGKAVTSRWLDPSHGGINLGFPENS
- a CDS encoding LysR family transcriptional regulator; the encoded protein is MFTADHLRFFLEVSRHGRLNEASRALGVDHTTVGRRITSLEKAAGRRLFDRTPAGWRLTEAGHRLVGYAETVESTLVAAFEDQTSSVGSLTGSVRIAAPDGFGAFVLTPNLTTLRQAHPDLNVELVTATEHKTIDTREFDIAVTLEQPSPRFVVFRKLATYSLHLYATREYLESSPAVTKMDDLRDHTLIWYVGALLDVAPLRIFDSILADGRAQIQTNNITGHWLAARSGLGIAPLPSYIGEPDDSLVRVVAERFSIERTYWIAVPRELTGLARVKAVDELLSNVVAEHPHLTSGQ
- a CDS encoding MarR family winged helix-turn-helix transcriptional regulator — translated: MTPTEPMRRVGGADRLLSALERAVSERMRLALELEGLDLEEWRVLSFLSDGDGHTMADTAEFALLPPPTLTKVVNRLVSNNLVHRRTGTVDRRQVLIRTTARGQRKFEDVAGVVESVHRALFASDADREVFETALSTALENARSSTVTVDH
- a CDS encoding substrate-binding domain-containing protein, with the translated sequence MNRTAGAPRRTASIPESAVYASATTADGRDGVSMTENLDTTRYFDGETFTVGIVFPMSGPFGLIGPSSELSAQLAQEELNAGDGVLGRHVELLPIDGGRAPGEVAADVRALIEIGAVDAVAGMHTSAVRRALIPITSGRIPYVYTSLYEGGDRYPGLFVTGETPSGQLIPALEFMVHELGRTKWAVVGNDYVWPRKSAAIVTRYLGSIGASVAFSAFSPIGTSDYSGAVSALEKSECDGVVVLLLGDDAAAFHQHFAAVGLDHQCVRLSPLMDENMLLAAGSENTRDLYVSSGYFETLATKESLDFSGRFSARFGPDAPIVGSLGQSCYEGVTFLGHLVNEAGTTEVAVLDSVSQNFSYDGARGHLTMVGGHIVQPIYLARAGDYDFDVLGEIAPRRSV